One window of the Serinus canaria isolate serCan28SL12 chromosome 9, serCan2020, whole genome shotgun sequence genome contains the following:
- the ZBTB38 gene encoding zinc finger and BTB domain-containing protein 38 has product MTVMSHSKDLKDDFHSDTVLSILNEQRIRGILCDVTIIVEDTKFKAHSNVLAASSLYFKNIFWSRTICISGHVLELDDLKAEVFTEILNYIYSSTVVVKRQETVTDLAAAGKKLGISFLEDLTDVNFSSSPCPYSYCVNEKGTVKEEKHEKRHEDSAVTNGPRITNAFSIFETENNLFSPLDLRASFKKVSDTIQAPSIGLERSDVCKDAEPASTLAEHSYAVSSGGDTSQGTPFVDQDSSPSYQVGEDRYENHQATPVIQQGKQAGSTPKSAFKPQGTDLAVAKVPASTLTAAETQHEAVSDQTITSFPKSQNKTGDLHVSREEGNTSANVSASGATVTPPVYSCNYCAKSFNDRVLLTAHLQLHSEHQDTFICKYCSKQFANLNILESHEQVCMRSSNLSAHNGNEQNFADNCTATEGRNGSSCANTEPPLPENSITDCSNANCTLPETDHLVKVVDGQILYTCVVCKRSYVTLSSLRRHANVHSWRRTYPCHYCNKVFALAEYRTRHEIWHTGERRYQCIFCLETFMTYYILKNHQKSFHAIDHRLSVNKKTANGGLKPNMYPYKLYRLLPMKCRRLPYKSYRNSSYENVPTSTQANETASNCFIPSSLSSDLPPLNFQRSIISNNRTLALDTSSGNNTASSTNTQNPSSGGVGILNSDLQRDFFPAEKRVSTAANDSGLQECDSSVVSLANVNENSTSVISYSSSAPSVIMHSSRVSSVIMHSKTVTSIENSKTESSNNLPSQSVSDDCKFGSDNYGKCITKSKTIKDKKKTLLYNRAEATEDTQHMTGSEGSCSKTTNTVQESSKTETYIAKPALPGTSADSNVAPLCQITVKIGNEAIVKRHILGSKLFCKRGRKSKLESKQDNLTEEPEMEVKEKSPSRLYSSECLELTEMCDDVSDQDSSDKPWRPYYNYKPKKKSKQLRKMKKTKWRKKHGSKNTGMDSHNTCSREYALRNAPEEKVVSQEENTEMPNLHCELCERDQSSTAEAQEHVHWHVAASKPYICELCQKQFQSPSTLKMHMRCHTGEKPYTCKTCGKCFSVPGNLQKHERIHLGVKDFVCQYCNKAFTLNETLKIHERIHTGEKRYHCQFCFQSFLYLSTKRNHEQRHVREHNGKGYACFQCPKICKTAAALGMHQKKHLFKSPGTQDRKEQFCNESTKLLENPHFLGSEGSKVKNTQSVTPEVIL; this is encoded by the coding sequence aTGACAGTCATGTCCCATTCAAAGGACCTCAAAGACGACTTCCACAGTGACACTGtactttccattttaaatgaACAGCGCATTCGGGGTATTTTATGCGATGTCACCATAATCGTGGAAGACACCAAATTTAAAGCCCATAGTAATGTACTGGCAGCTTCAAGCCTTtacttcaaaaacattttttggaGTCGTACTATCTGTATTTCAGGTCATGTACTGGAGTTAGATGATCTCAAAGCTGAAGTGTTTACAGAGATACTGAATTACATCTACAGTTCCACAGTAGTTGTTAAGAGGCAGGAAACTGTAACGGACcttgcagctgcagggaaaaaactGGGAATATCATTTCTAGAAGATCTTACAGATGTAAATTTTTCAAGTTCCCCCTGTCCCTATTCATATTGTGTTAATGAAAAGGGGactgtcaaagaagaaaaacatgaaaagcgACATGAAGATTCTGCTGTGACAAATGGACCACGAATTACAAATGCATTCTCaatttttgaaacagaaaacaatttgttttcTCCCCTTGATTTGAGGGCCAGCTTTAAAAAGGTATCTGACACAATACAAGCCCCCAGCATTGGCCTCGAGAGAAGCGATGTGTGCAAAGATGCTGAGCCAGCCAGTACCTTGGCTGAACACTCCTATGCAGTTTCTTCTGGGGGAGATACTTCACAAGGAACACCTTTTGTTGACCAGGACAGCAGCCCTTCATACCAGGTGGGTGAGGACCGCTATGAAAATCACCAAGCCACCCCAGTCATTCAGCAGGGAAAACAAGCAGGTAGTACTCCTAAGTCAGCCTTTAAGCCCCAGGGTACTGATTTGGCTGTAGCAAAAGTACCAGCCTCCACTCTAACCGCTGCAGAAACCCAGCACGAAGCAGTTAGTGATCAGACAATTACTTCCTTTCcaaaatctcaaaataaaacaggagaTTTACATGTATCCAGAGAAGAGGGAAACACTTCTGCTAATGTCTCTGCATCTGGGGCAACAGTCACTCCACCTGTTTACAGTTGTAACTATTGTGCAAAATCATTCAATGACCGGGTGTTACTCACTGCTCACCTTCAGCTCCACTCAGAGCATCAGGACACTTTCATATGCAAATACTGCAGCAAACAATTTGCAAATCTAAATATACTGGAAAGTCATGAACAAGTCTGCATGAGATCAAGTAACTTATCAGCTCACAATGGAAATGAACAAAATTTTGCAGATAACTGTACTGCTACAGAGGGACGGAATGGAAGCTCCTGTGCGAACACAGAGCCTCCTTTGCCTGAAAACAGCATCACTGATTGTTCTAATGCAAACTGCACTTTACCAGAAACTGATCATTTGGTGAAAGTTGTCGATGGGCAGATATTATACACTTGCGTTGTTTGCAAGCGTAGTTACGTCACATTGTCCAGCCTTCGAAGACATGCAAATGTGCATTCCTGGAGGAGAACGTACCCTTGTCACTACTGCAATAAAGTCTTTGCATTAGCTGAGTACCGCACCCGCCATGAGATCTGGCACACTGGAGAGAGGCGCTACCAGTGCATCTTCTGTCTGGAGACCTTCATGACTTACTATATACTGAAAAATCACCAGAAGTCTTTCCATGCAATTGACCATCGCCTGTCAGTAAATAAAAAGACGGCCAATGGGGGTTTAAAACCAAATATGTACCCATACAAACTGTATCGACTCTTACCCATGAAATGCAGGCGACTGCCTTATAAATCCTATCGAAATTCTTCCTATGAAAATGTTCCAACGAGTACCCAGGCTAATGAAACTGCTTCTAACTGTTTCATTCCAAGCTCTCTTAGCTCTGATCTACCACCGCTGAATTTTCAACGTAGTATAATATCGAACAACAGAACTCTGGCCTTGGATACGTCTTCAGGTAATAATACAGCATCTTCCACCAATACTCAGAATCCTTCATCTGGAGGAGTAGGTATCTTAAATTCTGACCTGCAGAGGGactttttcccagctgaaaaaaGAGTTTCCACTGCTGCGAATGACTCAGGTTTACAGGAGTGTGATTCCTCAGTTGTGTCTTTAGCTAATGTGAATGAAAATTCAACCTCTGTCATCAGTTACAGCAGTTCTGCACCCTCTGTTATAATGCACAGTAGCAGAGTTTCATCAGTAATAATGCACAGTAAAACAGTCACTTCCATAGAAAACAGTAAGACAGAATCTTCAAATAACCTACCCAGTCAATCAGTAAGTGATGACTGTAAGTTTGGGTCGGATAATTATGGGAAGTGCATTACAAAATCAAAAACTATTaaggataaaaagaaaacactgctgtACAACAGAGCAGAAGCAACTGAGGATACACAGCACATGACAGGATCTGAAGGTTCATGTAGCAAAACTACAAATACTGTCCAAGAGTCCAGTAAAACTGAAACATACATTGCAAAGCCTGCCTTACCTGGAACATCTGCTGACAGCAATGTCGCACCTCTTTGTCAGATAACAGTAAAAATCGGTAATGAAGCCATTGTAAAAAGACATATATTAGGATCTAAGCTGTTTTGTAAAAGGGGCCGAAAATCCAAACTCGAGTCCAAACAGGACAATCTCACTGAAGAACCAGAAATggaggtgaaagaaaaaagcccgTCTAGACTCTACAGCTCAGAATGCCTGGAACTGACAGAAATGTGTGATGATGTTAGTGACCAGGACTCCAGTGATAAACCCTGGAGACCTTATTATAACtataaaccaaaaaagaaatccaaacagctaagaaaaatgaaaaagaccAAGTGGAGGAAAAAGCATGGAAGCAAGAACACTGGTATGGACAGCCACAACACGTGCAGTCGAGAGTATGCGCTCAGGAATGCTCCCGAGGAAAAGGTGGTCAGCCAGGAAGAGAACACAGAAATGCCTAATCTTCACTGTGAGCTCTGTGAAAGAGACCAGTCTTCCACAGCAGAAGCTCAAGAACATGTACACTGGCATGTAGCTGCTTCAAAGCCTTACATTTGTGAGTTATGCcaaaaacaatttcaaagtCCATccactttaaaaatgcatatgaGATGTCACACTGGGGAAAAGCCCTACACTTGCAAAACCTGCGGTAAATGTTTCTCTGTTCCTGGTAATCTACAGAAACACGAACGTATTCACCTGGGTGTCAAAGATTTTGTCTGCCAATACTGTAATAAGGCATTCACTTTAAATGAAACACTCAAAATACATGAAAGAATTCATACTGGAGAAAAACGCTACCACTGtcagttttgctttcagagTTTCTTGTATCTTTCTACCAAAAGGAACCATGAGCAAAGGCACGTACGTGAACATAATGGGAAAGGATACGCTTGCTTTCAGTGCCCCAAAATTTGCAagactgcagctgctctgggaatgcaCCAGAAGAAACATCTATTCAAAAGTCCAGGCACACAAGATAGAAAAGAACAGTTTTGCAATGAAAGCACTAAACTTTTGGAAAATCCACATTTCCTTGGCTCAGAAGGaagcaaagtgaaaaatacacaaagtGTAACTCCAGAAGTTATACTCTGA